The following proteins come from a genomic window of Salvia hispanica cultivar TCC Black 2014 chromosome 4, UniMelb_Shisp_WGS_1.0, whole genome shotgun sequence:
- the LOC125221703 gene encoding beta-galactosidase 16-like gives MLVLLVSFISCGGGEVRYDGRSLIINGQRKLLFSGSIHYPRSTPDMWPSLISKAKQGGLHAIDTYAFWNLHEPRPGQYDFSGRNDIVRFIKEVQSEGLYVCLRIGPFIEAEWSYGGLPFWLHDIPGMVFRSDNEPWKIHMQNFTTKIVNMMKSENLFASQGGPIILSQIENEYQNVEKAFGNKGPPYVRWAAEMAVGLKTGVPWVMCKQDDAPDPVINACNGLKCGETFVGPNSPNKPAIWTENWTHFYDVYGNITKIRPAEDIAYHVALFIVKMNGSYINYYMYHGGTNFGRNAAAFDITSYYDPAPLDEYGLIREPKWGHLKELHAAVNLCSDTLLHGTQTNISLGALQQAYVYKGVKNECAAFLVNTDGAKDASVQFQNQTYIIPRKSISILPDCKTEAFNTAKVSSKESTRAMTPMVKLDSKEMWEELDEAIAVFGNTSWKSNSLLEQMNTTKDTSDYLWYTASYEQSAEQSTMIRVNSRGHVLRAFVNGEFIGSGHGTFGNQRFILEKNVSLKRGVNDISLLSIMVGLPDSGAYMERRASGLENVVIGGKDLSNLSWGYQVGLNGENMQVYTQDGSQKVKWNKFPSSSRQLKWYKSKFDAPKGNDPVALNLGSMGKGQVWINGESIGRYWISFLNSQGSPSQIWYHIPRSFLKAKDNLLVMFEEEGGNPLGISVDTVSVAVA, from the exons GTGGTGGCGGCGAAGTGAGGTATGATGGAAGGTCGCTCATCATCAATGGGCAGCGGAAGCTTCTCTTTTCTGGCTCTATTCATTATCCAAGAAGCACTCCCGAT ATGTGGCCATCTTTAATATCTAAAGCTAAACAAGGAGGACTTCATGCCATTGACACTTATGCATTTTGGAATCTACACGAGCCCAGGCCAGGCCAG TATGACTTCAGCGGAAGAAACGATATAGTGAGATTTATCAAGGAAGTTCAATCTGAAGGCCTTTATGTTTGTCTAAGAATAGGGCCTTTTATAGAGGCCGAATGGTCTTATGG AGGTCTTCCATTTTGGCTCCATGACATTCCCGGGATGGTATTTCGTTCCGATAACGAACCGTGGAAG ATTCACATGCAAAATTTTACGACAAAGATAGTGAATATGATGAAATCCGAGAATTTATTTGCGTCACAAGGAGGACCTATCATACTATCTCAG ATCGAAAATGAATATCAAAATGTGGAAAAGGCATTTGGCAACAAAGGGCCGCCTTATGTCCGTTGGGCCGCGGAGATGGCTGTGGGCCTCAAGACCGGCGTGCCATGGGTTATGTGCAAGCAAGATGATGCTCCGGATCCCGTG ATTAATGCCTGCAACGGGTTGAAATGTGGGGAGACATTTGTAGGACCAAATTCACCAAATAAGCCAGCAATTTGGACTGAAAACTGGACACATTT CTATGATGTGTACGGTAATATCACCAAAATCAGACCGGCTGAAGACATTGCATACCACGTCGCTCTATTCATTGTCAAAATGAACGGAAGCTACATAAATTATTACATG TATCACGGGGGAACCAATTTCGGAAGGAACGCTGCTGCATTTGACATAACTAGTTATTACGATCCAGCTCCACTAGACGAATACG GTTTAATCAGAGAACCAAAATGGGGACACCTGAAGGAGCTTCATGCAGCAGTTAATCTATGTTCAGACACCCTACTACATGGAACTCAAACTAACATCTCTTTGGGCGCACTGCAACAA GCGTATGTATACAAGGGAGTGAAAAACGAATGTGCAGCATTTCTTGTGAACACAGATGGCGCAAAGGATGCAAGCGTCCAATTTCAGAATCAAACATATATAATTCCTCGAAAATCAATTAGCATATTGCCCGATTGCAAAACAGAGGCATTCAACACAGCAAAG GTGAGCAGTAAAGAAAGTACGAGAGCAATGACACCAATGGTGAAGTTGGATTCAAAAGAGATGTGGGAAGAATTGGATGAAGCAATTGCAGTGTTTGGTAATACCTCTTGGAAATCAAATAGTTTGCTAGAGCAAATGAATACCACCAAAGATACATCTGATTATCTGTGGTACACTGCTAG TTATGAGCAATCTGCGGAGCAGTCTACTATGATAAGAGTGAATTCTCGAGGTCATGTGCTGCGCGCATTCGTCAATGGAGAATTTATAG GTTCGGGACATGGGACTTTCGGAAATCAAAGATTcattttggagaaaaatgtTTCTTTGAAAAGAGGAGTAAATGACATTTCCTTGCTAAGCATAATGGTTGGCTTACCG GATTCAGGGGCGTATATGGAGCGTAGAGCATCTGGATTAGAGAATGTGGTAATAGGAGGAAAAGACTTGTCTAACCTTTCATGGGGATATCAG GTTGGGTTAAATGGAGAAAACATGCAAGTTTACACACAAGATGGATcacaaaaagtaaaatggaACAAATTTCCCTCTTCTTCTCGGCAACTTAAATGGTACAAG tCAAAATTTGATGCACCCAAAGGCAATGATCCGGTTGCACTAAATTTGGGGTCAATGGGGAAAGGGCAAGTTTGGATCAATGGTGAAAGCATCGGTCGATATtggatctcatttctcaactctcaaggCTCTCCTTCACAAATATG GTATCACATACCAAGATCATTCTTGAAGGCCAAAGATAACTTGTTAGTAATGTTTGAAGAAGAAGGGGGCAATCCTCTAGGCATATCAGTAGATACTGTTTCAGTAGCAGTCGCATAA
- the LOC125221347 gene encoding beta-galactosidase 16-like: MAAATATAADGGGEVRYDGRSLIINGQRKLLFSGSIHYPRSTPDMWPSLISKAKQGGLHAIDTYVFWNLHEPQPGKYDFSGRNDIVRFIKEVQSQGLYVCLRIGPFIEAEWSYGGLPFWLHDVRDIVFRSDNEPFKILMQNFVTKIVNIMKFENLFASQGGPIILSQIENEYQNVEKGFGEKGPPYVRWAAATAVGLQTGVPWVMCKQDDAPDPVINSCNGLRCGETFVGPNSPNKPALWTENWTHFYDVYGNATRIRSAENIAYHVALFIVKKNGSFINYYMFHGGTNFGRNGSAFEITSYYDPAPLDEYGLIRQPKWGHLKELHAAVNQCSGTLLYGTQTIISLGELQQAYVYKGEKNECAAFLVNTDGAHDANVQFQSRTYEIPRKSISILPDCKTEAFNTAKVNSRESTRTRTPVVKLDSKEIWEELHEAIAVFDDTSLKSNILLEQMNTTKDTSDYLWYTSSYEQSEEQSSTIRVNSRGHVLRIFINCKFIGTGHGFYRNQSFSLEKKVTLRKGVNDISLLSIMTGLPDSGAYMERRASGLENVRIGDKDLSNLSWGYQVGLKGESMQVYTEDGSRKAKWNKFCSSSRPLKWYKSKFDAPKGNDPVALNLGSMGKGQVWINGESIGRYWISFLNPQGSPSQIWYHIPRSFLKPRDNLLVIFDEEGGNPLGISVDTVAVTY, from the exons atggcggcggcgacggcgacggcagCAGATGGTGGTGGCGAAGTGAGGTATGATGGAAGGTCGCTCATCATCAATGGGCAGCGGAAGCTTCTCTTTTCTGGCTCTATTCATTATCCAAGAAGCACTCCTGAT ATGTGGCCGTCTTTAATATCGAAAGCTAAACAAGGAGGACTTCATGCTATTGATACCTATGTATTTTGGAATCTACACGAGCCTCAGCCAGGAAAG TATGACTTCAGTGGAAGAAACGATATAGTGAGATTTATCAAGGAAGTTCAATCTCAAGGCCTTTATGTTTGTCTAAGGATTGGGCCTTTTATAGAGGCCGAATGGTCGTACGG AGGCCTTCCATTTTGGCTCCATGACGTTCGCGACATTGTATTTCGTTCCGATAATGAACCATTTAAG ATTCTCATGCAAAACTTTGTCACGAAAATAGTGAATATAATGAAATTCGAGAATTTATTTGCCTCACAAGGAGGACCTATCATACTATCTCAG ATTGAAAACGAATATCAAAATGTTGAAAAAGGTTTTGGCGAGAAAGGGCCACCTTATGTTCGCTGGGCTGCGGCGACGGCTGTGGGCCTCCAAACCGGTGTGCCATGGGTTATGTGCAAGCAAGACGATGCTCCAGATCCCGTG ATTAATTCCTGCAACGGATTGAGATGCGGGGAGACATTTGTAGGACCAAATTCACCAAATAAGCCAGCACTTTGGACTGAAAACTGGACACATTT CTATGATGTGTACGGTAATGCCACCAGAATCAGATCGGCTGAAAACATTGCATACCACGttgctttatttatagtaaaaaagaaTGGAAGCTTCATCAATTATTACATG TTTCACGGGGGTACCAATTTTGGAAGAAACGGTTCTGCATTCGAGATAACTAGTTATTACGATCCAGCTCCACTAGATGAATATG GTTTGATCAGACAACCAAAATGGGGACATTTGAAGGAACTTCACGCTGCAGTCAATCAATGTTCAGGCACCTTACTATATGGAACTCAAACTATCATCTCTTTGGGCGAATTGCAACAA GCCTATGTATACAagggagaaaaaaatgaatgtgcAGCATTTCTTGTGAACACAGACGGGGCACACGATGCAAACGTCCAATTTCAAAGTCGAACGTACGAAATCCCTCGAAAATCAATTAGCATATTACCAGACTGCAAAACGGAGGCATTCAACACAGCAAAG GTGAACAGTAGAGAAAGTACAAGAACAAGGACACCAGTTGTGAAGTTGGACTCAAAAGAGATATGGGAAGAATTGCATGAAGCTATAGCAGTATTTGATGATACATCattgaaatcaaatattttgctAGAGCAAATGAACACCACCAAAGATACTTCTGATTATCTATGGTACACTTCCAg TTATGAGCAATCTGAGGAGCAGTCTTCTACTATAAGAGTAAATTCTCGTGGTCATGTGTTGCGCATATTTATCAATTGCAAATTTATTG gTACGGGACATGGGTTTTACAGAAATCAAAGTTTCAGTTTGGAGAAAAAAGTGACATTGAGAAAAGGAGTGAACGACATTTCGTTGCTAAGCATAATGACTGGATTACCG GATTCTGGAGCATATATGGAGCGTAGAGCATCGGGATTGGAGAATGTGAGAATTGGAGATAAAGACTTATCTAACCTTTCATGGGGATACCAG GTTGGGTTAAAGGGAGAAAGCATGCAAGTTTACACAGAAGATGGATCAAGAAAAGCaaaatggaacaaattttGCTCATCTTCTCGGCCACTGAAATGGTACAAG TCAAAATTTGATGCACCCAAAGGCAATGATCCAGTTGCACTAAATTTGGGATCAATGGGGAAAGGGCAAGTTTGGATCAATGGTGAAAGCATAGGTCGATACtggatctcatttctcaaCCCTCAAGGCTCCCCTTCACAAATATG GTATCACATACCAAGATCATTCTTGAAGCCTAGAGATAACTTGCTAGTGATATTTGACGAAGAAGGAGGCAATCCTTTGGGCATATCAGTAGATACCGTAGCAGTAACATACTAA